Proteins found in one Lepeophtheirus salmonis chromosome 9, UVic_Lsal_1.4, whole genome shotgun sequence genomic segment:
- the LOC121123898 gene encoding uncharacterized protein, which translates to MALVASYGGESSDEETEEAFKVPRPVAQIRQSRRESEVESMKNEGFGLGVPSIQENRVNPFSDDEEDEDSFLRPSEKESQGNLMSSLPKPVLKEFQSSGFIDHFEDVSDIIEGKSYGDEESPSPPPVFSKKKKVQIKLPTLKSLFKDLETTHEEDISSSSTQSTHTNKSSRTKSISSFLPLPKHTLPTLPVSSFVKKPRSNHKFAIPFTPRSITKKPPGRETRLPPSKKRRNNDSSDEEDDDREASSFFNFEYANEVSAQQTLPTLPLPILNPSKEVPIEMEPIVGPSKPDNLPSQPQYSSSSSVDLMMDEAALERLGGKNSLRKKEHITNVVEINGEDNRADPNIWLTKAVTEDELSKPGPRVTIKGVQKSRHQITYLAQLAKANEFKLQQEWANNAHSRRQSAQKYGF; encoded by the exons ATGGCGCTAGTTGCATCCTATGGCGGAGAGTCCTCCGATGAAGAGACGGAAGAGGCATTCAAGGTTCCTAGACCTGTGGCTCAAATCCGTCAAAGCCGACGTGAAAGTGAGGTGGAAAGTATGAAAAATGAAGGGTTTGGATTGGGAGTGCCCTCAATCCAGGAGAATAGAGTGAATCCATTCTCTGATGATGAAGAAGACGAGGATTCCTTTTTGAGGCCATCAGAAAAGGAGTCTCAAGGGAATTTGATGTCCTCTCTTCCTAAGCCAGTCCTGAAGGAGTTTCAAAGTTCAGGTTTCATCGATCATTTTGAAGACGTTTCGGATATTATTGAGGGGAAAAGTTATGGAGATGAAGAAAGTCCTTCCCCTCCTCCGgtcttttccaaaaagaaaaaag TGCAAATTAAACTTCCGACGCTAAAATCCTTGTTCAAAGACCTGGAGACGACTCATGAAGAGGACATCTCCTCTTCATCTACTCAATCTACTCATACTAACAAGTCCTCTAGgacaaaaagtatttcttcCTTTCTTCCACTTCCAAAACATACTTTGCCAACTCTTCCTGTCTCATCCTTTGTTAAAAAACCTCGATCCAATCACAAATTCGCTATTCCATTCACACCACGCTCCATAACTAAGAAGCCCCCTGGTCGAGAGACTCGTCTCCCTCCCTCCAAAAAGAGGAGGAACAATGACTCTTCAGACGAAGAGGATGACGACAGAGAAGCTTCGAGTTTCTTTAACTTTGAATACGCAAATGAGGTCTCGGCTCAACAAACCCTACCAACACTACCTCTCCCTATCCTTAATCCCTCGAAGGAAGTGCCAATAGAAATGGAACCCATTGTAGGTCCATCCAAACCGGATAACCTTCCTTCTCAACCACAATATTCTTCTTCATCCTCTGTGGATCTCATGATGGATGAAGCAGCATTGGAGAGACTTGGAGGAAAGAATTCGCTTAGGAAAAAAGAGCACATCACGAATGTCGTGGAAATTAATGGTGAAGATAATCGAGCAGATCCTAATATATGGCTTACAAAAGCCGTTACTGAAGATGAACTTAGCAAACCTGGACCTCGTGTCACCATCAAGGGTGTACAGAAATCCAGGCATCAAATCACTTATTTGGCTCAACTTGCCAAAGCTAACGAATTTAAACTCCAGCAAGAATGGGCTAACAATGCCCATAGTCGTAGACAGTCTGCACAAAAATACGGATTCTAA
- the LOC121124073 gene encoding uncharacterized protein, whose amino-acid sequence MESLLSDPHLLVEMDRSRPQRRLHITCAVGDCHSPKTGVSYHRFPKERNLNKRWRILCRVGDVKEPRICSRHFLAEDFKRDLVNELLNLPQKKLLNSDALPSLYLFKNQKEPPQLTSSQIAQKEEEERRQRDELIERLLTKGPDPPPIPIEPKYKHVGVQVFEFTSSEYQSQLSKLNSLNKKLLNTIEQQKIKINELRSSVRKMQSSKYVEPLLRETPQMSFTKSQTDVILHKKKVRKWLTEDIISALRLRQMSPKTYAFIRRCGHFPLPGLSTLRNWVREFKVEKGSQEIAWAIIKERLRTEKDPKFKLATLVFDEIECRNDLHTLGTSPFPIVRKMQVVLLRGLFHKWKYIIYQDLDFPITKLILDQLIVKAEEIGVQVWALSLSIDNKEVMEEVILKNSCFTFSNPIDESRHIYIFPSMSSMILQLRNYVFDMGIILNPETQTILCKRDFELILSESTREASTPKFRNFHLNACGIDRRRNKLALQTFSLSVSKSMETIGIAKEKVDTIRKLNAYVDVFNSRSKTFNNKIGSAFGVHLEEQKSTISEAEDLAIKLRVIDPITGKPEINMMPFQYGMIIGIQSLTELYNELVVRRNALDFIPTGHLSTDVINSYLHMMGGYLGFLEEFEPEEIFKKSRLVMIGRKIVPESRPFLLDSVLDEDMNIDPLEPLFGALPIKTIPKKKRKASPRKKSSVKGGVQTKRKRKMQDELHETQEKLKRIESIENSIITNNSIINLPPEIYTF is encoded by the exons ATGGAATCCTTACTCTCGGACCCACATCTTTTAGTTGAGATGGACCGCTCGAGGCCACAGAGACGGCTTCACATTACTTGTGCCGTTGGAGACTGTCATAGTCCTAAAACCGGAGTTTCTTATCATCGATTTCCCAAAGAACGGAATCTGAATAAACGCTGGAGGATCCTTTGTCGAGTGGGAGATGTGAAAG aGCCTCGGATCTGTTCCCGTCATTTCCTTGCAGAAGATTTTAAACGAGACCTCGTGAATGAACTCCTGAACCTTCCTCAGAAGAAGCTCCTCAACTCCGACGCTCTCCCCTCTCTCTATctcttcaaaaatcaaaaggagCCACCTCAACTCACTTCATCCCAAATTgcacaaaaagaagaagaggaacGAAGACAACGGGACGAACTCATAGAGAGACTTTTAACAAAAGGCCCAGATCCTCCACCCATTCCTATTGAACCCAAGTACAAACATGTGGGTGTTCAAGTCTTTGAGTTCACCTCTTCTGAATATCAGTCTCaactctcaaaattgaattctCTTAATAAGAAACTCCTCAACACCATCGAGCAACAAAAGATTAAAATCAACGAGCTGCGATCCTCTGTAAGAAAGATGCAGAGTTCTAAATATGTGGAGCCTCTTTTGAGGGAAACTCCTCAAATGTCATTTACTAAATCACAGACTGATGTGAtcctccataaaaaaaaagttcgaaaaTGGTTGACTGAAGATATAATTTCTGCTTTACGGCTTCGCCAAATGTCTCCAAAGACGTATGCTTTTATACGACGTTGTGGGCACTTTCCTTTACCTGGTCTTAGTACTTTGAGGAATTGGGTACGTGAATTCAAAGTAGAGAAGGGCTCTCAGGAAATTGCATGGGCCATTATTAAAGAAAGACTTAGGACGGAAAAGGATCCAAAGTTCAAATTGGCAACCCTTGTTTTTGATGAGATAGAATGTCGAAATGACCTACATACCCTTGGTACATCTCCATTTCCAATCGTTAGGAAAATGCAAGTAGTCTTACTTCGAGGTTTGTTTCACAAATggaagtatataatatatcaagaCCTTGATTTCCCTATTACGAAGCTTATTTTGGATCAACTTATTGTAAAAGCTGAAGAAATCGGTGTTCAAGTTTGGGCACTCTCTCTCAGCATTGATAACAAGGAAGTCATGGAGGAGGTCATTCTCAAAAATAGttgttttacattttcaaatccTATTGATGAGTCTcgccatatttatattttcccgTCTATGTCCTCAATGATACTCCAGTTACGTAACTACGTTTTTGATATGGGAATCATCCTGAATCCAGAAACCCAAACTATTTTATGCAAAAGAGATTTCGAACTTATTTTAAGTGAGTCTACAAGGGAGGCCTCTACACCCAAATTTCGAAATTTCCACTTAAATGCATGCGGCATTGATCGCCGACGGAACAAATTAGCTCTTCAAACATTTAGCCTCTCTGTGAGCAAAAGTATGGAGACTATTGGCATTGCAAAAGAAAAGGTGGACACGATTCGTAAACTAAATGCATATGTTGACGTTTTTAACAGCCGTTCGAAAACGTTTAATAATAAGATTGGCTCTGCATTTGGAGTCCATCTAGAAGAGCAAAAATCAACTATAAGTGAGGCTGAAGATTTAGCAATAAAATTGCGTGTTATCGATCCCATCACCGGGAAACCTGAAATAAATATGATGCCCTTTCAATATGGCATGATCATTGGAATTCAATCTCTCACGGAACTGTATAATGAACTTGTAGTTAGACGAAATGCCCTGGACTTTATTCCTACTGGACACTTGAGCACAGATGTTATAAATAGTTATCTACACATGATGGGGGGATATTTGGGATTTTTGGAGGAATTTGAACCTGAAGAGATATTTAAGAAATCTCGTCTTGTCATGATAGGGCGGAAAATTGTACCTGAAAGCAGGCCTTTTCTTCTAGATTCCGTACTCGATGAAGATATGAACATTGACCCCCTCGAACCCCTTTTTGGAGCTCTTCCCATAAAAACTATTCcgaaaaagaagagaaaagcTAGTCCTAGAAAGAAGTCTTCTGTCAAGGGTGGTGTTCaaacgaaaagaaaaagaaaaatgcagGACGAGCTTCATGAGACTCAAGAAAAGTTGAAAAGAATAGAGTCAATTGAGAATTCGATTATCACGAATAATTCCATTATAAATCTACCCCCAGAGATTTACACCTTTTGA
- the Pfdn4 gene encoding prefoldin subunit 4, with protein MGEVDKETNISLEDQQKINKFARLNSRLEDLKEELAGKSAEITTLEDASLDLTMVEDEEELIPFQVGEVFLSMKSDEAETQLDQRKEAIQKESSQINVKMDEIRSVMSDLKTHLYAKFGNAINLDADDE; from the exons ATGGGCGAG GTAGACAAAGAGACAAATATTTCCCTCGAGGATCagcaaaaaatcaacaaatttgcTCGCCTCAATTCCCGGCTTGAAGACCTCAAGGAGGAGCTAGCAGGGAAGTCTGCTGAGATCACAACTCTCGAAGATGCTTCTCTCGATCTCACCATGGTGGAAGATGAAGAAGAACTTATTCCCTTTCAAGTAGGTGAGGTTTTCCTCTCTATGAAATCCGATGAAGCGGAAACGCAGCTCGATCAAAGGAAGGAAGCCATCCAAAAAGAATCCTCTCAAATCAACGTTAAAATGGATGAAATCCGAAGTGTCATGTCAGATCTCAAAACGCATCTCTATGCTAAGTTTGGAAATGCCATTAATCTTGATGCGGATGATGAGTAA